The following coding sequences are from one Nerophis ophidion isolate RoL-2023_Sa unplaced genomic scaffold, RoL_Noph_v1.0 HiC_scaffold_40, whole genome shotgun sequence window:
- the LOC133546741 gene encoding oocyte zinc finger protein XlCOF8.4-like: protein MCERRIAKYEEELCPTKEEDERQRQLLDVYYKKHHQVVLHRTDLDEEHLPREQEVEPQYPHIHKEEGVPHSQHIKEGGEEPQPPHIKEEHEAPQTHNVKLTLHIKGQAEDPLILHIKKEEEDSLTPNFKEEEEDQEPPQIKEEEEEKGISQPKWLEEFPVTGVPVKSEDDEVKGESEERGGGEPPSSSSTQHMTTEADGDHCGGSQADKLLAPLSDSEDTTSHSPDTDDEDSKDDMTCHTDNTHFTSSHCHKTFKYHSSLKLHIRSHTGEKPFSCSLCGKGFTQRQNLKVHMRTHTGEKTFSCTICSEGFVESRNLKKHMRTHTGERPFVCSTCGKGLADSNNLKRHMRTHTGEKPFSCSTCGKGFTQSQHLKRHMRTHTGEKPFSCSICGKGFTQSSSLKTHMRTHTGEKSHSC from the coding sequence acctcgATGAAGAACATCTTCCTCGTGAGCAGGAGGTGGAACCACAGTACCCCCACATACACAAGGAAGAAggggtaccacattcccaacacatcaaagagggaggagaggagccacagcccccccacattaaagaggaacacgaggcgccacagacccataatgttaaactgacccttcacattaaagggcaagcggaggacccactgatcttacacatcaaaaaggaagaggaggactcacTGACCCccaactttaaagaggaagaggaggaccaagagccgccgcagattaaagaggaagaggaggaaaagggcatcagtcagcctaaatggttggaggagttcccagtgactggtgtccctgtgaagagtgaagatgatgaggtgaaaggtgaaagtgaggagaggggagggggggagcctccaagcagcagctcaacacaacacatgacaacagaagctgatggagaccactgtggaggatcacaagcagacaagctcttagctccactatcagatagtgaggacacaacgtcacactctcctgacactgatgatgaagactctaaagatgatatgacatgtcacactgacaacactcacttcacatcttctcactgtcacaaaacctttaaataccatagttCTCTGAAATTACACATAagatcacacactggagaaaaacctttttcttgttcactctgtggtaaaggttttacacaacgtcagaatttgaaagtacacatgagaacacacactggtgaaaaaactttttcctgtaCAATCTGTAGTgaaggttttgtagaaagtcgcaatttgaaaaaacacatgaggacacacactggagaaagaccttttgtttgttcaacctgtggtaaaggtttggcAGACAGTaacaatttgaaaagacacatgagaacacacactggtgaaaagcctttttcctgttcaacctgtggtaaaggttttacacaaagtcaacatttgaaaagacacatgaggacacacaccggtgaaaaacctttttcttgttcaatctgtggtaaaggttttacacaaagtagtagtttgaaaacacacatgagaacacacactggtgaaaaatcgcaTTCCTGttga